The Cryptomeria japonica chromosome 9, Sugi_1.0, whole genome shotgun sequence DNA segment tttatatcaaaattcatggaaactcctcctgaatccaactgtgaggtccttttgacaccaaaatgtaccaaaaaatcaactACCCCCATAAATGGAAAAAAGCAACTACACAAATCcccgaatacacagatctgaagaacaaggcccaaaaactctcatgaagagaacaggggcatgcagatctggagctctaataccatctctgaagttgagaaatacaacttcagagatcccaataacatctgcaagcaaaatacctatcacgagagaagaatggaggcaaaaagcaataatggctctgaagaagaagattatcattcagagagggaatcaatttaatgaacaagtacaataaaatcgttataaaaggatattagcaaccttaaaggtgtgcaaccctaaaaaaaccctaaagggataattattaaatacctacaatattattaaatgtctaagtttagcttaagcatggagtatattagactagtaattaaataaataattattagctaatacaagataactctaacaaaaatGGTGTTGATTTATGGAGTTGTTAGGTACATTTAAGTGTTGTTTAGATGACTCTCATAGAGGAGTTTTTATTTTAATCTTAATGTGGCTAAGAGGATCACTAACTATAATCTTATTGGGTTCATTTGCTATGAAGAGATTAAGGTATTGAGCCTTCATTCCTTGATGTTGATATAATTATTTAGTTGCACCTTATTATTTGATTTTACCTAGataatttattttgatgttttacGTAGGAGGGGATAAATGAATACATGTCATTTCCTTCTTTAAAGGGATTCTacatttttccttctcaaatttagTAACTCAATTAAAAAACtcccttatttttttattttatatttcttccttatcctcaTCGAATTTGGAATTTTGAGGCTATATATGGTAGCTTTTTTCTTCTAATAAATAAGTTTCGTATAAATCTCTCCATATTCTTGGCATGGGATTTTAGCTTATATTTGCATTCTAAACTATCTATATTGACTTTTATTTCACCTAAATTGAAGATCACAAATCTCAATTGTAAGCAAGGGTTTGATCAAATTAAATCTAGCACACAAAGTTATTTTGGGCAAATATTTCAACCAAATAGACCTTGTCCTTGTATCAAGAAGGCTTGAATCCCCATTTTCCTATAATTTTCTTAGGCTTAGTATTAGGAGATTCTATGAAAAAAATGTGTTTATCATATAGTGGGTTGTATTGTATGGATTTGCAAGAagaaaagttttaaaaaatatatttgtttCCCACTAAACTAAGCCAGTAGCAACTTTATCCAATGGCATGCACTACTAGTAACACCGTCATGCCATAGGTGGTTCCACTAGGCCTCATTTCTATTTTCTCCACCCAATAGTGATGCTTTGGGAGCTCCCGACAATGATGCCAACTATCTCTCACCACACCAAAAAAATGACAATATTGTTTACATTGACGTGTGAATTAACGGTAAAAAGAGTTTTGAAATAGTAAATATGAAAGGAAACAAAATGAATTGTAGGCAAAATTGATGATTGGATTGATCAAAATGAGATTACATATATAGGAATTTGGGTGAACCAAATTTCTCAAAAGTGGGGGGAAAATAAGATAAATACCTCACCAACTACTTAGTCAATTAAGCAATGCTTAACCTATTGTAAAGCATTAACAACAATGTGCATACATTGCAAGTTATAACTTTGTCGTCTTTTACATTTATAAAAATGAGATCGAAAGAGCTCGAATCCTTTTACAAAAATGGCTTAAAGGCAAAAGGAAAGAGTCTCATGAGCAATAGAAACTAAATCTTactaacaaaaataataataaactagaGGAACAAGTGAACAAAAAAGGAACAACAATAGAAAGCACATAACCAGTTGACATCTAGTAGTGTTTTCTCACTACCAACTTGTCATTCTCTCTCTAAACACAAACCAATTCTTCAATAACTTTTCCTTTTAATTTTTGCTTTATGGTTTAAGCCCTTGTCCTCTTAGTAGGTCCTTCCATTTTTTCCCTTTAATGATTCTTAAATTCACTCTAAAGAATGGTTTAAGCTCATTTTAATAGAACAAAAAACCTATTTTGACACATTCACCACCCTAAATAGCGTGTGAATACACTTGACATGACAAAACTCATGATAGTGACAAATAGTGAACATGTTCTCCTATTAGAAGAGAGTAGCATTTGAAGAACTTCAAAAGTTCAAGTATTTGGattctaatattttattttattttgatgccACTTAGGTAGGTAAGAGTCTATATTACTTGAAAACTCAATGTTAATCAATTTAACTCTTAATTCTAACATACATTACTCGTGTCAACAATATTAATTGAAAACTCAATGTTAATCAATTTAACTCTTAATTCTAAGATACTTTACTCATGTTAACAAGACTAACTATGAAAACAAAATTGGATGCCTTTACAATTTTCATAGTTAAGAACAAAACAAGAATAAGAAAGCTTGTAACCATTTCTAATAGCTCCACTTAGCCAACATGAGTTAACTTTGGCTAACTTCTTAAAATAATGATTTCTTGTGTTTGTATGTGTCCTAAAATAATGTTGCAATGGTCTTTAATGTTTTAAAACATGTTTTACTAGTCTTCTTGTGTTTACAAATAAAAAGATGTATTTATTGTGTTTGTGTCCTAAAATAATGTTGCAATGGTCTTGTTATGTTTTTAAACATGTTTTACTATAGTCTCACAAATAATATACAATGTAATTGGCAAACAGAATATCTTAATGATGTATTTATTGTGTTTGTATGTCCTGAAATAATGTTGCAATGGTCTTGTTATGTTTTTAAACATGTTTTACTATAGTCTCACAGATAATATACAATGTAACTGGCAAACAGAATATCTTAATGTTTAACTTGCAATATAAGTTAtactaatgattttttttttacaagGTACATTCTGGTACATTCTCTTTAGAATCATAGTCATGCAATTAAGTACATCTTTACATCTTTTATATAACTAATACTTGTAAATCTGCAAACTTGCAAGACATTTATTTGGAACATGGGTAAATAATATTTGACAAGTTTATTGTTACAACTAttagaattttaattttttaattttttttttaaatctctttagAATGGTAATTATGCTATATAATTTGATGGGAGTTCTATAACTTACACTTTTAGATCTATAAACATGCATGACATGCAACATTCATGACTAGTATTTGACAAGTTTaaagttaaagactattacaattttaaaatcttaaattttttattaacATCATCTAAAGATATATACTACTTTAACTGAGAATAGTATAGTTCTAAGTCAAATAATTCATTAATGTAAAACATCAACATAGTAGGTATGTGTTGTTAACTCAATTCGTATATTTAACTATCAAAATTTGATTAACCCATTACCTTATTCTAACTGAGAAGTTCATTCTTCCTTAATTAAAAACTTCTACCATGCCATGTACTTAAAAAAACTCTAATcaacaattttcaaattaaaatgcAATTTCCTACACCTCAAATATTTTCAATACAATTACTATTTACATTAAACTGTCCACAGCTGAACAAATACATTATAATGGCATCTCAAGAAAGCAAACGCCCTGAGATCCCTGTTAAAAAGTGTTTCAATTGAAAATACACCCTCTTTCCATTAAAaaaagagaagatgaagatgagagatgacaCGTTCCCAATTTCTGAAATTTGAGACTCAAGCGGGGCCACCCCTGCAAGAATGGTACAGTTCCTCTGCTAGAGGCCAAAGCCCGCATGAATCCCCTCAAATGAATGAGGCCATGGAAAAGGGCTCTGTCATGGGAAAGGGCGCGTGATTATTACGAAATGTGTAGATCCATGAGTGCACCGGCGCTCTAAAATACAACAGATAGTTACAGTGGGTAAAGACAATAACATAGATCAGCAATAAAACATAACTTTCTTCACATTATCCTTGAGTGCAGGCAACTGCCGAACGCCCACCCGTGTACCATTGCCATTACTATTATTGCGGCTCCCACCTTTACCATTGCCGTGGGCATTGCCATTGCCTGTTCCAGTGGACAATGATCCATTGTCTGACATGTCTGGTTCCATGTAATAGCGCGCTCTAAATGCAGCCAAGTGTGCATAGTATGCTGGTGGAACTGCATTGCACAGCTTTCTCTAATTACTATCCAGTAGTAAGTAGCTCACGGCCTTAAACGTGCCGCCACGCTTATATCACGTCAACGAAAGGAAGTAAAAGAATAAAGCGTAAGGAAGGTAAGCAAAGCAAAGCATTATGCTCTGCCTTGAATTCTGACACATACCTATAGAAACAGAGCGGGTGCAGCGCGCATACCTGAAAGCATGCGATACAAGTAAGCGACCAAAATAAAGTTAACACTAGCACTCTGCACGCCTACCCAAATCCCtacttttctttttcatcattttccacGTAACACTTTAGTTTACGCTAAGCAaatggagaaaaagaaaaagaaaaaggaaaacttTTTTTGCTAATTGAATAACACTTTAGTAAAGATTCAAGCCCACTGCTTAATAAGGTTTATACCATTTTCCATTCTTCTCGAGGTATTTGCAGTATGCTTTATGTGTTCTTTTTAAAGTAAATCTGGGAGAGAAAACGCTTTTGAATATACTTAATGTGGATAACAATGGCTTGGCCTCAGTAATAATACCTGTACCGAGGCCTTTAGTCAGGTGAGGTGTAAAAGAAGTAGGGGCCTACTTTGGGACATGCAGCTCctcaaattgcattcattataataATTACTAAAAGCAATAATTTTAAAGAGTACGAGATTTTGATTCTTCTCTCAAAAGGAATTCGCCATCACTTTCGGTCTCAATTTTGAGAACTTGACAAGTGATTTATAATTGGATATGACTTGTATACATATCCCAAAAAAATGAAATCCTCGGGACCTTACTTGGAAATCCAATAATATGGTGGTATTTATAACACATCTCAATGAAATGTCTAGTAGACCACGCAAAGTTTGTAGCAATTAATTTTGTAGTAGCAAATGTAGTGGAGGATTGTGTCAATCAATGATATGTCTAGTAGACCACGCAAGTTTGTAGCTTTTAATTTTGTGGTAGCATATATAGTGGAGGATTGAGTTAATTAAGGCCCCACGTTAAGGCCCACATCAATGGTTGAGTTACGCAAAAGTTGTAGTACTCAATAAGGGCTCAGGATTCTATGTCTCTGAAAATCAAGTTTGTAGACAAAAAGTTATAAACGTTGGGCTTCCTGCAACGATTAGTTCAAGACAGTCAAATCGCACACACCCCAcacaaaaaaatggaagaagagtTCTCATGATGTAAACTATCAGCGGGGCCAAACCAACAGAATAGATGGCATAGAAGCTGCCACAGAAGAAAATaagtaaaaaaaacaaatttcCAGTCAAAGTTTTTTATCTTTTGAATGGAGACTACGTACGTGTAACAGAGATTATTTGTCAATGACTGCATCCCATCAGCTGTGAAATTGTTTTCATCCCAAAGAACATGGTAATGAGCAGGTCTGCTTGTTCCCTGAGAAGCAAACAATTTATAGGCCATCGTCAGTTGCTTGTACACAGACTACAGACTAAAGATGATTCATTATAATTTAAGTCCAGTATATACCTGAATACCGGCATGGCTGCATAGATAAAAATCAAATTCATTTGGATGACAAATTTTGGTGTCCACCACGGTGCCTGGCAGTGTAACGTGTCAactattttaaaacaaaaattataaacataaaaagaaaaaaaattgtcttTCCCTTACCTGGTAAGATGTTTCCACTCCTATCAATGGTGTTCCTGTTCTTATGGTTGTTAGCAAATAACCTTGTATGGTGACGCTTTTGTACAACCACAAATGTTACAGGGGGCTGATAATTTGGCTCAAGTGATGCACAAGCCTGGAAAACATACTTAGATAAATCAGGTCAATTACAGGTAGCTAGAGGTAAGAATGGTTACTAACTTACTACTACTTTCAAAAAGGGTATTCATACCCAACAGAATATTCACCTTGCGGATGGCATCTAACTCGTAGAGAAGTACTTGATAAAACTGGCAGTCACTAACAccatctctgttgacagatgtaagTCACGTTATGTTCAGGTGAAAATTGAGATAGTTTGTTCCTACTGATAACAACAAAATCACTAATTACCTGTAAAATATAATTCTAGCAGGCTTCTGCCCTGTTGCCTTCCGAAAGGAAATTAGGAGCTCCCTGCAACCACCATATTAAATACGTTTTTGTTACTCTGCTTAAGAAGAAAAGATAATGTAATGTCTTCTATGGATGTAATTCTGATGGTCGAAAAAGTCTGCCATCCCcccctcctctatctctctctctcacacacacgggCGCTATTTTTTCAGTACAATCAAAGGTGTTTAAACATTGCAGAAGAGAATAAATTCATAGTCACTGAATCCAACAAACCAATTGGCACTAATTCAAAATTTTCTACACCTTAGGTATGATGTCAATTGTCTATTTAAAATATTGAAATGTTATGATCTATTTACAAATGGACACAACTATTGGTAGACTCTACTACATCCTTTAAGCTCGAGGGATGGAGAAGCAAAAGAATACATACTTTATCATGCCCCCAGTCACAGTGCCTCTCACAGGATCCTGCCAGGTCTTAAACAGATCTTGAATCAATTCTTGCCGGTGTGCTTGAGCACAAACCAAACCTGCATACTTTGTGACTTCAGGCCAATCTTGAGAAGCAACAACCTGAAAGTTCAAGAATAAGGAAAAATTAAACATGACAGAAACTTCACAGTTATCTTCATTACAATCCAATGATCCATTACAAAGAACAAATTGTCCACACCACCACCTATCAAGGAATGCCAGAACTACAACACCTATCTATGCCTACAGATAAAATCATCTACTCTATTTTTCACGACATATATAAATTCTTAATTCAATTGTATTCCACAATTTTGGCCTCAAAATATCAAATAATAGAAGGATAATATCAACTAATAGAAGGATATTAGATTTACAGCTGCTATAGAAGGACTGGATTCCTCTCCATTCTCTGGATGAGTAACATCTGCCCCAAAAATTATGGTTGGTATATCACTCACTAAAGGTATCCTCCAGCTGAGAGCATCCAAAAGCACAGTGTTTCTTCCACCCACCTGCAGCACACATATAAAACAGCATACAGTTACCATAATCCAAAGGCAACACACTGAATTATGAATAGTAGCATAACTCCCAGCTCTCTAAAATGGATCAATACTCTGTTTGCAAAACCAAAAGCCGCATACATTGAAGTATTACGAAAATGCATCAAACTGACCCTGGCCACTAGAGTGCTACATGTGCTTTTACAACTGTACTTAATTGCAAAGCTTACCTTTACATTAATCTTTAGAGAGACGTTAGCCAGGTACTGTCTGCTTATTTTGAAAACATGCTTTGTCAAACAGCACTGAGATATTATGCCAAGATCTGTTTCACATATTCTTTTCAAATCTCCTGCATTCATGCCAGCATCAAGGTATCCATGGTAAAATGCTGTCAGGGCTACGGTTTGTCTACTCAAACAATCCAGTGTTCCACAGTGTCACAAACACAATTAGAAGTGAACAAATTAAAGAGCTCTGTGTGCACTTAACAAAGATTCTGTATAACTAATTGGGGGCTGAATTTAATAATCCAAATGCATGGACGGTAGTGAATTTAGAATAATACCCACCATACAATGAGCCATTGTTGTCAGGCAATATGACTATGAGTAGCTCCAATTCTTTGCCTCTGAGCCTGTTCATTGCCTCTTTGTAAACATTTTTTAAAGCCCTATCCACCTGTTCAGGCCGTGCACTGTAGATTGGAATTACAGGTTCCAGGTTGAACACCTGCAATAAAAAGTCAAAAATAGATAAATTTCCATTACAATGCTTCACTATAAGATTGTATCAACTAGAAAACAACTATGTGagtttgaaaaaaatattaaacaaacaACTCAGTTACTGCATATTCCTACCATGCCAGAGATTTGGCACATTTGAGCCAGCTCATGACAAAACCCACGAGCAACACTCTCTTGAACACTTCGTGAAAAGTTAATGCAAGCCCAGTGGTTAACTGTTCCTCCATTCACCATTTTCTGTTTTATTTAGTATTATGCAAATATTATTAGCAAAACTTGTTCATCTCTTTATAATACATTGAGCTACTATTTCTTTTATCTAATACAGTCTATTCTCCCTGTTGTTAATCAATCAAGCTGGATACTGTAAATACAATCTAATCATTTGAGCAAGCAATGCTATTTACCTTATTCATCATGTTCCACTGACCAACTTGAGGTAGGCATACTTTTTCCTTGCCAGTATCATGATATTTCAACTACACATGGAAATTAATACATTACATAGAAACCAAAGTATTATAAAAAGTGACTGTTTAACAcaatcaaaatatatcaaaatatatacCCATCGTGCAAGTTTCAAAAAATACAAAGAATGAGGTTTTTACCCATGGAGCAGGGAGGATTCGAGCTTCTACAGAGGCAAGCTTGTCACTAATTTTTATTCCAAATTCCTTGGCATAAGGATCTTGATCATAATCATTATGGGAAACAGTCTGCACAAAAACACTTTACACCTCAGAATCTCAGATACCCATTGAATCCAAAGACATTATGTTGGCCACATTAATAAGATCTCAGGGTCTATCCCTTGTTCAAAATTAATAGGGCAACCAACACCTTATCATGAGCATATTTTCAGTGGATGAGTCTGTGTATGAAGAAACAAACACACATACACCCCTCCCACAACCGAGATCCACCCCAGCCCATCCCCCCAACACACTTTGTAATACCCAATATCATTAcatcaacaaacaaaaaaattgaaattaacaACTGCCAAGCAACACAGCTGGAAAAATTTAACCAAAGACGATCTACTTATTTGATTCTTAAAAGATGGAAACCTGTAAGATGTCCATTTCCCTTTCTTGGGGCCGCTGACATGTAACTTTCAACAGATTAGTAATTTGTTTCTCATTCAACCGCTTTGAATATCTCTGCCCTTCCACAATCTTGCAAGCCTGTGTATTTCCATAGAAGTTGAAGTTAATACTTAAATAATGGGTAGCAAGCTATTAATTGCATATATTTGTTGAAATAACTAGGTTGGTTTAACTGTAATGTAAAGCTCTACCTCCATTGGCAGATAATTTGCCTTTTGTGTATTTCCAACTTGAAGGCATGGAAGGTGGGTATGCTGAATTTTAAAGCCATACATTTCTTGGAAATACTCCACTATTGATTTCATTGTTGATTTCTCATCCACAGGGAACCTTTTCAAACCAAAATAATTTGGATTTCAGTCAAATCTGGTTTGGAAAacatatcatttcaaagaaaataaCATACATTCTCATTTTGGTGCAAATTCCAACCATAAATGAGTAAGTACTGAATCCCTCTATAGACTAAAACAAAGAT contains these protein-coding regions:
- the LOC131042142 gene encoding protein argonaute PNH1, translating into MPRRRRANGGGGSVKGESPPAPATPPQSTKALRFPLRPGLGQAGIKCLVKANHFLAELPNKDLHQYDVCITPEVTSRGVNRAIMGQLVKLYRDTELGRRLPVYDGRKSLYTAGLLPFKSKEFTVTLADEDDGICANSNKERASKDRKFKVVIKFAARADLHHLGQFLAGRQADAPQEALQVLDIVLRELSTHRYCPVGRSFYSPGLGRRQPLGEGLETWRGFYQSIRPTQMGLSLNIDMSSTAFIEPLPVIDFVAKILNKDVVTRPLSDADRIKIKKALRGVKVEVTHRVNVRRKYRISGLTSQPTRELRFPVDEKSTMKSIVEYFQEMYGFKIQHTHLPCLQVGNTQKANYLPMEACKIVEGQRYSKRLNEKQITNLLKVTCQRPQEREMDILQTVSHNDYDQDPYAKEFGIKISDKLASVEARILPAPWLKYHDTGKEKVCLPQVGQWNMMNKKMVNGGTVNHWACINFSRSVQESVARGFCHELAQMCQISGMVFNLEPVIPIYSARPEQVDRALKNVYKEAMNRLRGKELELLIVILPDNNGSLYGDLKRICETDLGIISQCCLTKHVFKISRQYLANVSLKINVKVGGRNTVLLDALSWRIPLVSDIPTIIFGADVTHPENGEESSPSIAAVVASQDWPEVTKYAGLVCAQAHRQELIQDLFKTWQDPVRGTVTGGMIKELLISFRKATGQKPARIIFYRDGVSDCQFYQVLLYELDAIRKACASLEPNYQPPVTFVVVQKRHHTRLFANNHKNRNTIDRSGNILPGTVVDTKICHPNEFDFYLCSHAGIQGTSRPAHYHVLWDENNFTADGMQSLTNNLCYTYARCTRSVSIVPPAYYAHLAAFRARYYMEPDMSDNGSLSTGTGNGNAHGNGKGGSRNNSNGNGTRVGVRQLPALKDNVKKVMFYC